One Lytechinus variegatus isolate NC3 chromosome 11, Lvar_3.0, whole genome shotgun sequence DNA segment encodes these proteins:
- the LOC121424085 gene encoding carrier protein YMC2, mitochondrial-like produces the protein MTHNEERSHWLKEGAIGISVGVLYGTTSVLVGHPLDTIKTKMQAQSGYEGTNMFKTLLKTLRTQGIIGLYRGSIPVLWGSGIYRSTQFGVFESVYTFLDNSTCKREIPLTAGLQIRVVLAGLCGSTARAIIECPLELAKIRRQTQQTWSFRGLYKGFGVTWCRTLGLMTTYFILIDTQRRHFPQIFEQRMIGPFLVSGTAATLSWWIVWPLEYMKSQVQGNYGKEMSTLQRMRLVVRERGGFLALYRGIGPGTLRSFISNGTSMVVMANAQKKVSEWGLRDS, from the exons ATGACACACAATGAAGAAAGATCACATTGGCTCAAAGAAGGTGCTATAGGAATAAGCG TTGGTGTCCTGTACGGGACCACCAGTGTCCTTGTCGGACATCCCCTGGACACCATCAAAACCAAGATGCAGGCGCAGTCTGGCTATGAGGGCACCAACATGTTTAAGACACTGCTAAAGACACTGAGAACACAAGGGATCATTGGACTTTACAG AGGATCAATACCCGTGTTGTGGGGGTCCGGTATCTACAGATCAACACAGTTTGGTGTCTTTGAGTCAGT gtaTACCTTTCTTGATAACTCCACATGTAAAAGAGAAATACCGCTTACTGCAGGATTACAGAT ACGTGTAGTTTTAGCTGGATTATGTGGATCTACTGCCCGTGCAATTATTGAGTGCCCTCTGGAACTTGCAAAA atAAGAAGGCAAACACAACAAACATGGTCATTCAGGGGACTTTACAAG GGTTTTGGAGTGACATGGTGCAGGACGCTAGGATTGATGACGACCTACTTCATCCTCATCGACACACAACGGAGGCACTTCCCACAGATCTTTGAACAACGTATGATTGGTCCATTCCTCGTCTCGGGGACTGCAGCGAC TCTGTCCTGGTGGATCGTCTGGCCTCTAGAATACATGAAATCTCAGGTTCAGGGAAATTATGGAAA GGAGATGTCGACATTGCAGAGGATGCGCCTTGTGGTCAGAGAACGTGGCGGATTCCTCGCTCTCTACCGTGGGATTGGACCGGGTACCTTACGCAGCTTCATCTCGAATGGCACGAGTATGGTGGTCATGGCAAACGCTCAGAAGAAGGTCTCAGAATGGGGTTTAAGGGACAGCTGA